The proteins below come from a single Campylobacter sp. CCUG 57310 genomic window:
- the maf gene encoding septum formation inhibitor Maf, with the protein MIILASSSVTRAKILEENGVAFKQISFEFDESGISKKLPPASYVLKIVQNKKEQFLKAYPNLKNILLADSAVVCGDEILGKAKDAKDAIRMLNLQSESTTKIITAMIFLGENFELINVSVAAYEFGKFDKKELEAYIKSNEWQGKAGAMMIEGFNKKYILKQTGNESTARGLNYEQLKAFL; encoded by the coding sequence ATGATAATTTTAGCTTCAAGTTCGGTTACTAGAGCTAAAATTTTAGAAGAGAACGGAGTAGCTTTCAAGCAAATTTCCTTTGAATTTGACGAAAGCGGTATAAGTAAAAAACTGCCTCCTGCAAGCTATGTGCTAAAAATAGTTCAAAACAAAAAAGAGCAGTTTTTAAAAGCCTATCCGAATTTAAAAAACATACTTCTTGCAGATAGTGCGGTCGTGTGCGGGGATGAAATTTTAGGCAAGGCAAAAGACGCCAAAGACGCTATCAGAATGCTAAATTTACAAAGCGAAAGCACGACCAAGATAATAACCGCAATGATATTTTTAGGCGAAAATTTCGAGCTTATAAACGTAAGCGTGGCGGCCTATGAGTTTGGCAAATTTGACAAAAAAGAACTTGAAGCCTACATCAAAAGCAACGAGTGGCAAGGCAAAGCCGGAGCCATGATGATAGAGGGCTTTAACAAAAAATACATCCTAAAACAAACAGGCAACGAAAGCACAGCCAGAGGGTTAAACTACGAACAATTAAAGGCATTTTTATGA
- a CDS encoding transglycosylase domain-containing protein encodes MRYIVSFLFIVFVSASAAIIYLYSQIRFDATNIIEFKPKLTTQIYDRNGELIANIFDEENRIYARYDEIPPRLIEALVAIEDTSFFEHGGVNPEAITRAIIKDIKARKLVEGASTITQQLVKNMVLTREKKFTRKIKEMVLAMKLENELSKEEILERYLNHVYFGHGYHGIKTAAKGYFRKELNELSLKEIAILVGLPKAPSTYDPTRHLDLSLSRANNVLWRLNILGWINKEEYEKSLMETPVVYDDTLTQNKAPYIVDEVIKEASKHFNDIKTGGYIIETSVDLKIQDMAIEALKFGHNEILKRDKDANASVLNGAIVVTSPKDGGILALVGGVDYSKSNYNRATQSMRQPGSSFKPFIYQIALDLGYSPMSKAADISRVFDTGKNQEAWKPKNYSGGFQGYITLKDALRQSRNLATINLLSEIGLDTVYKRLSELGFKNVPKDLSVALGSLGISPLEFSKFYSIFSNQGEMVEPTLIRRVMSAQNIETIFEPKRTRVTEPEQAYLMNDMLKTVVNSGTGQNAKIAGVQVAGKTGTTNNNIDAWFCGYTPEIQVIVWYGNDNNTPMRKIEGGGRTAAPVFKKFVQSYMKEFPNSKKNFTEPEGVFHTIYEGKDELYTKISPLPKQDAEDNLIKQDNEGMIF; translated from the coding sequence ATGAGATATATAGTTTCGTTTCTTTTTATCGTATTTGTTTCCGCGTCCGCGGCAATTATCTATCTTTACTCGCAAATTCGATTTGATGCGACAAACATCATCGAATTTAAGCCAAAGCTAACGACTCAAATTTACGATAGAAACGGCGAGCTAATCGCTAATATCTTTGATGAAGAAAATAGAATTTACGCAAGATACGACGAGATACCTCCGCGCCTTATAGAAGCTCTTGTGGCGATCGAAGATACGAGCTTTTTTGAGCATGGCGGAGTAAATCCAGAAGCCATCACAAGAGCGATCATAAAAGACATCAAAGCCAGAAAGCTTGTAGAGGGTGCTAGCACCATCACTCAGCAGCTCGTAAAAAATATGGTCTTAACCCGCGAGAAGAAATTTACAAGAAAAATAAAAGAGATGGTTCTTGCTATGAAGCTTGAAAACGAGCTTAGCAAGGAAGAAATTTTAGAGCGATACCTAAATCACGTATATTTTGGACATGGTTATCACGGTATAAAAACAGCCGCAAAGGGGTATTTTAGAAAGGAGCTAAACGAACTTAGCCTAAAAGAGATAGCCATACTCGTGGGTCTTCCAAAAGCCCCAAGCACATACGATCCTACCAGACATCTTGACTTGTCGCTAAGTCGCGCAAACAACGTTCTTTGGAGGCTGAATATACTCGGCTGGATAAATAAAGAAGAGTATGAAAAGTCTCTCATGGAAACGCCTGTCGTATATGATGATACCCTTACGCAAAACAAAGCTCCTTATATCGTAGACGAGGTTATAAAAGAGGCTTCAAAACACTTTAACGACATAAAAACAGGCGGATATATCATCGAAACAAGCGTTGATCTAAAGATTCAGGATATGGCGATAGAGGCGCTTAAATTCGGGCATAATGAAATTTTAAAGCGAGATAAGGACGCAAACGCTTCAGTGCTAAACGGAGCTATCGTAGTAACATCACCCAAAGACGGGGGTATCTTGGCACTTGTCGGAGGGGTTGATTACTCCAAAAGCAACTACAACCGCGCTACGCAGAGTATGAGGCAACCGGGCTCTAGCTTTAAGCCATTTATCTACCAGATAGCGCTTGATCTGGGCTACTCGCCGATGAGCAAGGCTGCTGATATCTCGCGCGTGTTTGATACGGGTAAAAATCAAGAGGCGTGGAAGCCTAAGAACTATAGCGGCGGCTTTCAAGGCTATATCACACTTAAAGACGCGCTTCGTCAGTCAAGAAACCTAGCTACTATAAATTTACTTAGTGAAATCGGACTTGACACTGTTTATAAACGCTTAAGCGAGCTTGGCTTTAAAAACGTACCAAAAGATTTGTCCGTAGCACTTGGAAGCCTTGGGATCTCTCCGCTTGAGTTTTCTAAATTCTACTCTATATTTTCAAATCAGGGCGAGATGGTTGAGCCAACACTCATTCGAAGAGTTATGAGCGCGCAAAACATAGAAACTATCTTCGAGCCAAAACGCACAAGAGTAACCGAGCCTGAGCAGGCATACCTGATGAACGATATGCTAAAAACCGTCGTAAACAGCGGCACCGGACAAAATGCCAAAATCGCGGGCGTGCAGGTTGCGGGTAAAACGGGAACTACAAACAACAACATAGACGCATGGTTTTGCGGTTATACTCCTGAAATTCAAGTGATCGTATGGTACGGCAACGATAACAACACTCCGATGAGAAAAATCGAGGGTGGCGGACGAACAGCCGCGCCTGTCTTTAAAAAATTTGTGCAAAGTTATATGAAGGAATTTCCAAATTCAAAGAAAAATTTTACCGAACCCGAGGGTGTTTTTCACACGATATATGAGGGCAAAGACGAACTTTATACGAAAATTTCACCGCTTCCAAAGCAAGACGCCGAGGATAATCTAATCAAGCAAGATAACGAAGGGATGATATTTTAA
- a CDS encoding 3-isopropylmalate dehydratase translates to MPEFNIAFAKLSHIIPFLHISATIVFIGFQACFWFMCKFFMQGIANNHKRYLMVIEALKRLGYAVYAALSVMAVTGILIKNSDYSKIADPMSNTIIATKWTIFAFLLINVLYVTYRLKKAIKSIDDSEYIELHENLIVIIYYFIPLNVLTLLRLYLRPILVSHIGGFNDNFSFKFGY, encoded by the coding sequence ATGCCCGAATTTAACATCGCATTTGCAAAATTAAGCCACATCATTCCGTTTTTGCACATAAGCGCGACTATAGTATTTATAGGATTTCAGGCTTGCTTTTGGTTTATGTGTAAATTTTTCATGCAAGGCATAGCAAACAACCACAAAAGATACCTGATGGTTATAGAAGCTCTTAAGCGCCTTGGATACGCGGTTTATGCGGCTTTATCAGTGATGGCGGTAACGGGCATTCTTATCAAGAATAGCGACTATTCAAAGATCGCAGATCCTATGTCAAACACGATAATAGCGACAAAATGGACGATATTTGCCTTCTTGCTCATAAACGTCCTTTACGTAACATACAGGCTAAAAAAAGCTATCAAATCAATCGATGACAGCGAGTATATCGAGCTTCACGAAAATTTAATCGTAATAATTTATTATTTTATACCGCTTAACGTTTTAACGTTGTTGCGGCTTTATTTGCGACCTATCTTGGTGTCGCATATAGGGGGTTTTAATGATAATTTTAGCTTCAAGTTCGGTTACTAG